The DNA region TCAATATCATTTACTCGATCAATCCACACGGCACCAGCATCTTCCCCCGGACCGATCACAACATGCGGACCTTTGGTATAAAAATTGCTCAAATATTTTCGGCTCGACCGATAAGACGTGTGTTCACTGCCTTCAATGCCAAAAGCAATCAACTCGGTTAAAGTTGGGACGCGCTTTAAAATGACGTCTTGTACCGCCTTAGCCTCAGTGACAGTTAAGCCAATTTTATATTGTGCCAAAAGAGCTTCTATCTGTTGATCGGATAAAGTAGATAAATCTAACTTCGGTTCGGACATAATATTATGGAACTTGGATAGTGGCTTTACGTTCGGCTCCCACTGATACCAAACTGACCGGTGTGTTAACCTGATCGGCAATAAAAGCCAGATAATCTTTCATGTGTTTAGGCAAGGCTTTATAACCATGGGTAATAATAGTAGTGAAATCCGCGTCAGTGAGATTTTTCCAGCCAGGTAAGGCTTTATACACCGGCCGACAATGCCGCATCACTTCTAAATCGGCTGGCAACTCAGTAAGCAGAGATGATTTATAGCGATACTTTATAGCTACTGGAATATTTTTTAAACCACCTAAGACATCTATTTTAGTAACCGCTAAACTGGTTAGCCCATTGATTCGGGCGGCATAATTTAATTGTACCAAATCGATCCAACCACAGCGCCGTGGCCGCCCAGTGGTGGTACCATATTCCTGGCCGCGTTCTCGCAGATAATCTCCCATACTACCCTTAGCTTCGGTTGGTACGGGGCCAGACCCGACGCGCGATAAATACGCTTTAACTACTCCAATAATCTCATCAATTTTAGTGGGGCCAATACCTACTCCAGTACAAACGGCTCCGGCAATTGTGTTGGATGAAGTCGTATGGGGATAAGCACCATGATCGTTATCTAATAATGTACCTTGGGCTCCTTCAAATAAAATTCGTTTACCAGAATCCAAGGCTCGGTTCACTTCTAATGACACATCGCCAATATAAGGTTTAAGACGTTGACCGAATTTATAATAGGTTTGAAAGATAGTTTCTTTGTGCAGTGGAATACGTTGCTGATATAATTTTTGCAGGGTGTTCTTTTTTAATTCAAAGAGCTGATCAAACTTTTCACGGAAGATTTTTTTATTGAGCAGATCAACCATGCGAATACCAAACCGTTCGGCTTTGTCGGCATAGGCCGGCCCAATACCACGACGTGTAGTACCGGCCCCTAAAACACCTTTATAATCATCGATCATGCCATCCATAATAATGTGGAACGGGAAAATAACATGTGCCCGTTCGGAAATGAGCAAATTTAATTTAAAACCCTTAGTTTCAAAATTATCTA from Patescibacteria group bacterium includes:
- a CDS encoding adenylosuccinate synthase, which gives rise to MSKRILKAQAIMVVGAQWGDEGKGKVIDFLAPTVDYVVRFQGGNNAGHTVVVDGVVHKLHLLPSGVLYAKKRIVLGNGMVIDPEVLLSELDNFETKGFKLNLLISERAHVIFPFHIIMDGMIDDYKGVLGAGTTRRGIGPAYADKAERFGIRMVDLLNKKIFREKFDQLFELKKNTLQKLYQQRIPLHKETIFQTYYKFGQRLKPYIGDVSLEVNRALDSGKRILFEGAQGTLLDNDHGAYPHTTSSNTIAGAVCTGVGIGPTKIDEIIGVVKAYLSRVGSGPVPTEAKGSMGDYLRERGQEYGTTTGRPRRCGWIDLVQLNYAARINGLTSLAVTKIDVLGGLKNIPVAIKYRYKSSLLTELPADLEVMRHCRPVYKALPGWKNLTDADFTTIITHGYKALPKHMKDYLAFIADQVNTPVSLVSVGAERKATIQVP